The Patescibacteria group bacterium genome window below encodes:
- a CDS encoding cupredoxin domain-containing protein, whose product MNNKTLIIVAAVAVLAVWFFSSRSSQEGKVYSFGGEQAISEVVSEENGEQVIRVLAKVGYTPKKIVAKAGMPTRLEIETNSTYDCSAAFTIPSINYRQQLPATGLTEIEIPVQKAGDSLVGMCTMGGMYSFTVNFIEA is encoded by the coding sequence ATGAATAATAAGACTTTGATCATTGTAGCGGCAGTAGCGGTTTTGGCTGTTTGGTTTTTTTCAAGTAGATCGTCCCAAGAGGGTAAAGTATATTCTTTTGGAGGAGAGCAGGCAATTTCCGAGGTTGTGAGCGAAGAAAACGGTGAGCAGGTTATTAGGGTTTTAGCCAAGGTAGGTTACACTCCGAAAAAGATTGTTGCCAAAGCCGGTATGCCAACAAGGCTGGAAATAGAAACCAATTCAACCTATGACTGTTCCGCTGCTTTTACTATTCCTTCCATTAATTACCGCCAACAGTTACCAGCCACTGGTTTAACGGAAATTGAGATACCGGTACAAAAAGCCGGAGATAGTTTGGTTGGTATGTGTACTAT